A genomic stretch from Microtus pennsylvanicus isolate mMicPen1 chromosome 11, mMicPen1.hap1, whole genome shotgun sequence includes:
- the Osbpl7 gene encoding oxysterol-binding protein-related protein 7, which produces MDFQERDTPSLTESTQSSKPSSTQQASELWEVVEDPRGRLGAEDIMPERQEGHLLKKRKWPLKGWHKRYFVLEDGILHYATTRQDIAKGKLHGSIDVRLSVMSINKKAQRIDLDTEDNIYHLKIKSQDLFQSWVAQLRAHRLAQRLDMPGATHRKVPGTQMLTAGSASALPGVGPREKVSSWLRDSDGLDRCSHALSECQGKLQELHRLLQSLESLHRIPSAPVIPTHQASVTTERPKKGKRTSRMWCTQGFAKDDTIGRVGRLHGSVPNLSRYLESRDSSGHRGLPPPDYAHLQRSFWALAQKVHNSLSSVLVALTTERDRLRDLHQGSELSQMAVSEAPDGHRRLHSLSISSDTTADSFSSLNPEEQEALYMKGRELTPQLSQSSVLSLADSHTEFFDACEVLLSASSSENEGSEEEESCASEITTSLSEEVLDLRGADRCQKGPAVGPPRRRCLPAASGPGTDVSLWNILRNNIGKDLSKVSMPVQLNEPLNTLQRLCEELEYSNLLDQASRMTDPCERMVYIAAFAVSAYSSTYHRAGCKPFNPVLGETYECERPDRGFRFISEQVSHHPPISACHAESENFIFWQDMKWKNKFWGKSLEIVPVGTVNVSLPRFGDHFEWNKVTSCIHNILSGQRWIEHYGEVLIRNTQDNSCHCKITFCKAKYWSSNIHEVQGAVLSRSGRVLHRLFGKWHEGLYRGLPPGGQCLWKPNSMPPDHERNFGFTQFALELNELTAELKRTLPSTDTRLRPDQRYLEEGNIQAAEAQKRRIEQLQRDRRRVMEENNIVHQARFFRRQTDSSGKEWWVTNHTYWRLRAEPGYGNLDGAVLW; this is translated from the exons ATGGACTTCCAGGAAAGAGACACTCCCTCCCTGACTGAGAGCACCCAATCGTCAAAGCCCAGCAGCACCCAGCAG GCCTCCGAGCTGTGGGAGGTGGTAGAGGATCCTCGGGGCAGACTGGGGGCAGAGGACATCATGCCTGAGAGACAGGAAGGACACCTgctgaagaagaggaagtggcCTCTTAAGGGCTGGCACAAG AGGTACTTTGTGCTTGAGGATGGGATCCTCCACTATGCCACAACGCGACAAGAC ATCGCCAAGGGGAAGCTCCATGGCTCCATTGATGTCCGGCTGTCTGTCATGTCCATCAACAAAAAGGCCCAGCGCATTGACCTTGACACAGAAGACAACATCTACCACCTAAAG ATCAAATCCCAGGACCTGTTCCAAAGCTGGGTGGCCCAGCTCCGAGCCCATCGCTTGGCCCAGCGCCTGGACATGCCCGGTGCCACTCATCGGAAG GTTCCTGGTACCCAGATGCTAACAGCAGGTAGTGCCTCCGCCTTACCTGGGGTTGGCCCTCGAGAGAAAGTATCATCCTGGCTGAGGGACAGTGATGGGCTAGACCGCTGCTCTCATG cGCTCTCCGAATGCCAGGGTAAGCTCCAGGAATTACACAGACTCCTTCAGAGCCTGGAGTCCCTACACCGAATCCCCTCCGCCCCTGTGATCCCCACACACCAG GCCTCAGTGACAACTgagagacccaagaagggaaaACGGACCAGTCGCATGTGGTGCACACAGGGCTTTGCCAAAGATGACACCATTGGACGG GTTGGTCGTCTCCATGGCTCTGTTCCCAACCTGTCTCGGTACCTGGAGTCTCGGGACTCTTCCGGCCACCGTGGGCTGCCACCTCCAGACTATGCCCACCTGCAGCGCAGTTTCTGGGCCCTGGCCCAAAAGG TGCACAACTCCCTTAGCAGTGTCCTGGTTGCCCTCACCACAGAACGGGATCGACTGAGAGACCTGCATCAGGGCTCAGAGCTGTCACAGATGGCG GTCTCTGAGGCCCCAGATGGTCATAGACGCCTCCACTCactctccatctcctcagacACCACGGCAGACTCCTTCAGTTCCCTCAACCCGGAGGAG CAAGAAGCTCTGTACATGAAAGGCCGAGAGCTGACCCCCCAGCTCTCCCAAAGCAGTGTGCTGTCCCTCGCTGACTCCCACACGGAGTTCTTCGATGCCTGCGAGGTTCTCCTTTCCGCCAGCTCTTCCGAGAACGAg GGTTCTGAGGAGGAGGAGTCGTGCGCTAGTGAGATCACCACCAGCCTGTCTGAGGAGGTGCTGGACCTCAGGGGAGCCGACCGCTGTCAGAAAG GGCCTGCTGTAGGGCCCCCTCGCCGCCGCTGCCTGCCAGCTGCCAGTGGGCCTGGAACAGATGTGAGCCTGTGGAACATCCTCCGCAACAACATCGGCAAAGACCTGTCCAAGGTGTCGATGCCTGTGCAGCTCAACGAGCCGCTCAACACGCTGCAGAGACTCTGCGAGGAGCTGGAGTATAGCAACCTCCTGGACCAGGCCAGCCGCATGACCGACCCCTGCGAGCGCATG GTGTACATTGCCGCCTTTGCTGTCTCTGCCTACTCCTCCACGTACCACCGGGCAGGATGCAAGCCCTTTAACCCCGTCCTGGGAGAGACCTACGAGTGTGAGCGGCCTGACCGGGGTTTCCGTTTTATCAGTGAGCAG gTCTCCCATCATCCCCCGATCTCCGCATGTCACGCAGAATCGGAGAACTTCATCTTCTGGCAAG acatgAAGTGGAAGAACAAGTTCTGGGGCAAATCCCTGGAGATTGTGCCTGTGGGGACCGTCAACGTCAGCCTGCCCAG GTTTGGGGACCACTTTGAGTGGAACAAGGTGACGTCCTGTATCCACAACATCCTCAGTGGCCAGCGCTGGATTGAGCACTATGGAGAGGTGCTTATCCGAAACACACAGGATAACTCCTGCCATTGCAAGATCACCTTCTGCAAG GCCAAGTACTGGAGCTCCAACATCCACGAGGTGCAAGGCGCCGTACTTAGCCGCAGTGGGCGCGTCCTCCACCGCCTCTTCGGGAAATGGCATGAGGGGCTGTACCGCGGCCTCCCACCGGGTGGGCAGTGCCTTTGGAAACCCA ATTCAATGCCCCCAGACCATGAGCGAAACTTCGGCTTCACTCAGTTTGCCTTGGAGCTGAATGAGCTGACCGCAGAGCTGAAACGGACCCTGCCTTCCACTGACACACGGCTCCGGCCTGACCAGAG GTACCTGGAGGAGGGGAACATCCAGGCAGCGGAGGCCCAGAAGAGGAGGATAGAGCAGCTCCAGCGAGACCGGAGGAGAGTGATGGAGGAGAACAACATAGTGCACCAGGCACGCTTCTTCAG GCGGCAGACAGACAGCAGCGGCAAGGAGTGGTGGGTGACCAACCATACATACTGGAGGCTGCGTGCTGAGCCAGGCTATGGAAACCTGGATGGGGCCGTCCTCTGGTAG